One genomic window of Canis aureus isolate CA01 chromosome 15, VMU_Caureus_v.1.0, whole genome shotgun sequence includes the following:
- the LOC144284230 gene encoding uncharacterized protein LOC144284230 isoform X2, whose translation MRKQVNCVNSPRKPGSVTMRLLHVVLTAAFLLSQVLPDSTRAFNFERPCYLRGGNCLKRGTPNCEPFRGPCRAFTVCCKAKGSGRKRSSQGTLAPRAKARLPLSK comes from the exons atgaggaaacaagTGAACTGTGTGAACAG CCCCAGGAAGCCCGGCTCTGTCACAATGAGACTCCTCCATGTGGTCCTCACGGCCgccttcctcctctcccaggTACTGCCCG ACAGCACCAGGGCCTTCAATTTTGAAAGGCCCTGCTACCTGCGGGGCGGAAACTGCCTGAAGCGAGGGACGCCAAACTGTGAGCCCTTCCGAGGCCCCTGCCGAGCCTTCACCGTCTGCTGCAAAGCGAAGGGGAGCGGCAGGAAGAGGAGCAGCCAAGGAACCCTGGCTCCCCGAGCCAAAGCGCGGCTCCCCTTGTCCAAGTAG
- the LOC144284230 gene encoding uncharacterized protein LOC144284230 isoform X3, whose protein sequence is MESPRKPGSVTMRLLHVVLTAAFLLSQVLPDSTRAFNFERPCYLRGGNCLKRGTPNCEPFRGPCRAFTVCCKAKGSGRKRSSQGTLAPRAKARLPLSK, encoded by the exons ATGGAAAG CCCCAGGAAGCCCGGCTCTGTCACAATGAGACTCCTCCATGTGGTCCTCACGGCCgccttcctcctctcccaggTACTGCCCG ACAGCACCAGGGCCTTCAATTTTGAAAGGCCCTGCTACCTGCGGGGCGGAAACTGCCTGAAGCGAGGGACGCCAAACTGTGAGCCCTTCCGAGGCCCCTGCCGAGCCTTCACCGTCTGCTGCAAAGCGAAGGGGAGCGGCAGGAAGAGGAGCAGCCAAGGAACCCTGGCTCCCCGAGCCAAAGCGCGGCTCCCCTTGTCCAAGTAG
- the LOC144284231 gene encoding beta-defensin 103A-like, whose translation MKHQETSHIVIIVLLQELQPLLTCTYGCVSCNLIKWTSARTLPSSLSLSRSLLVMRIYYLLLLLPLLFLMPVPGNGGIINTLQRYYCRIRSGRCALLSCLPKEEQIGRCSSTGRKCCRRKK comes from the exons ATGAAGCATCAGGAAACAAGTCATATTGTCATCATTGTACTATTACAGGAATTGCAGCCGCTGCTTACTTGTACCTATGGCTGTGTGTCCTGCAACCTTATAAAGTGGACGAGTGCACGCACCTTGCCATCCAGTCTCAGCCTGTCGCGAAGCCTGTTGGTCATGAGGATCTATTACCTTCTCCTCCTGTTGCCCTTGCTGTTCTTGATGCCTGTTCCAG gaAATGGGGGAATTATAAATACCCTGCAGAGGTATTATTGCAGAATAAGGAGCGGTCGGTGCGCCTTGCTGAGCTGCCTGCCAAAGGAGGAGCAGATAGGCCGCTGTTCTTCCACTGGCCGAAAATGCTGccgaagaaagaaataa